A stretch of Falco rusticolus isolate bFalRus1 chromosome 2, bFalRus1.pri, whole genome shotgun sequence DNA encodes these proteins:
- the LOC119143526 gene encoding nuclear mitotic apparatus protein 1-like isoform X1 translates to MLRRVSLSLHLGSASLLPAKTNMEQLCLPASSVVPEVLGACSVKVRLNSPPGQETSGVLLPELEGRDMLLHWKIVDGSLVPGAGLTDPYFQVEELNEKLTQHEKAVQTQEQRVKVLEGELRAEATRQQEKVAELQAQLTQKEQAAKHYKEQMEKAKMCYDAEKQQNQDLAEKLKAMEQLQKENAELRMESERLAKELEQSILQVRESELSCQNLTSQVCSLEAQVGTAQQDSTPFLLLPFVAGSLRIHPFLPIQVELANQQLQELGKFQGAADTLKGQETFCQNPADLSTDSLDLGVGEAQPLNTTRYQHTAAQQRSSCCQRC, encoded by the exons ATGTTGAGAAGAGTCTCACTGTCCTTACACTTGGGTAGTGCAAGCCTCCTCCCTGCAAAGACTAACATGGAGCAGCTGTGTTTGCCTGCCTCAAGTGTGGTACCTGAAGTACTGGGAGCTTGCTCCGTGAAGGTACGGCTGAacagccccccggggcaggaAACCTCCGGTGTCCTGCTCCCggagctggaggggagggaCATGCTCCTCCACTGGAAGATTGTAGATGGGAGTCTTGTGCCTGGAGCTGGTCTGACCGACCCATACTTTCAGGTGGAGGAGCTGAATGAAAAGCTGACCCAGCACGAGAAGGCTGTCCAAACCCAGGAGCAGAGAGTTAAG GTGCTGGAAGGGGAACTGCGGGCAGAGGCCACCCGCCAGCAGGAGAAGGTGGCAGAGCTTCAGGCACAGCTCACCCAGAAGGAACAGGCAGCCAAGCACTACAAAGAGCAG atggagaaagcaaaaatgtgctatgatgcagagaagcagcagaaccaGGATCTGGCAGAGAAGCTGAAGGCCATGGAGCAACTGCAGAAAGAGAATGCGGAGCTGCGGATGGAGTCAGAGAGGTTGGCcaaggagctggagcagagcatccTGCAGGTCAGGGAGTCAGAACTGAGCTGCCAGAACCTCACCAGCCAGGTCTGCAGTCTGGAGGCTCAggtgggcacagcacagcaggactccacacccttcctcctcctcccctttgtTGCTGGCTCTCTGAGGAtccatcccttccttcccatcCAGGTGGAGCTTGCCAATCAGCAGCTACAGGAGCTTGGCAAGTTCCAGGGGGCAGCAGACACGCTGAAGGGCCAGGAGACTTTCTGCCAGAACCCTGCTGATCTCAGCACTGACAGCCTTGACCTCGGCGTTGGTGAAGCACAGCCACTTAATACCACCAGGTACCAGCacactgcagctcagcagaggtCGTCCTGCTGCCAGCGTTGCTAA
- the LOC119143526 gene encoding nuclear mitotic apparatus protein 1-like isoform X2: MLRRVSLSLHLGSASLLPAKTNMEQLCLPASSVVPEVLGACSVKVRLNSPPGQETSGVLLPELEGRDMLLHWKIVDGSLVPGAGLTDPYFQVEELNEKLTQHEKAVQTQEQRVKVLEGELRAEATRQQEKVAELQAQLTQKEQAAKHYKEQMEKAKMCYDAEKQQNQDLAEKLKAMEQLQKENAELRMESERLAKELEQSILQVRESELSCQNLTSQVCSLEAQVELANQQLQELGKFQGAADTLKGQETFCQNPADLSTDSLDLGVGEAQPLNTTRYQHTAAQQRSSCCQRC, encoded by the exons ATGTTGAGAAGAGTCTCACTGTCCTTACACTTGGGTAGTGCAAGCCTCCTCCCTGCAAAGACTAACATGGAGCAGCTGTGTTTGCCTGCCTCAAGTGTGGTACCTGAAGTACTGGGAGCTTGCTCCGTGAAGGTACGGCTGAacagccccccggggcaggaAACCTCCGGTGTCCTGCTCCCggagctggaggggagggaCATGCTCCTCCACTGGAAGATTGTAGATGGGAGTCTTGTGCCTGGAGCTGGTCTGACCGACCCATACTTTCAGGTGGAGGAGCTGAATGAAAAGCTGACCCAGCACGAGAAGGCTGTCCAAACCCAGGAGCAGAGAGTTAAG GTGCTGGAAGGGGAACTGCGGGCAGAGGCCACCCGCCAGCAGGAGAAGGTGGCAGAGCTTCAGGCACAGCTCACCCAGAAGGAACAGGCAGCCAAGCACTACAAAGAGCAG atggagaaagcaaaaatgtgctatgatgcagagaagcagcagaaccaGGATCTGGCAGAGAAGCTGAAGGCCATGGAGCAACTGCAGAAAGAGAATGCGGAGCTGCGGATGGAGTCAGAGAGGTTGGCcaaggagctggagcagagcatccTGCAGGTCAGGGAGTCAGAACTGAGCTGCCAGAACCTCACCAGCCAGGTCTGCAGTCTGGAGGCTCAg GTGGAGCTTGCCAATCAGCAGCTACAGGAGCTTGGCAAGTTCCAGGGGGCAGCAGACACGCTGAAGGGCCAGGAGACTTTCTGCCAGAACCCTGCTGATCTCAGCACTGACAGCCTTGACCTCGGCGTTGGTGAAGCACAGCCACTTAATACCACCAGGTACCAGCacactgcagctcagcagaggtCGTCCTGCTGCCAGCGTTGCTAA